In Streptomyces qaidamensis, one DNA window encodes the following:
- a CDS encoding BNR repeat-containing protein, with translation MVLAASVLQPQLQPQPTVAQTGPSVTFLADTVLDQSALYFVSYDGLVNNNAFQDALVTYNGYQYAAWYTSSRNAVIARRALSGGGWEKAVLPHRLSVNDSHNVISIGISPQDGTLHVAMDTHNTRLYYTKSVAGLATQPGSHQWSPSVFGTVQRTLGGAELGNMTYPQFVVTPEGALQFSYRTGGSGNGVNELAEYTGGSWRKLGGWSSATGNYTGPNGVVSTTRNMYLHGLTYDRRGRLHAAFTWREGNTRVLCSPGGLSNHDTGYVYSDDRGRTWRNGSGTVVGTTGGTRISVNSPGLIAERLDPNHGLMNQEGQGADSAGTPHVVISYVPGRFTQCVSNYAQQRTQYGRTFHVVRNANGTWTKREVPVPPGSTQRTKLVFDRNDNAYLVMPRGRIVSASKAEGWKDWTLVFDRPSMNAFGEVSVDTSRVAVDGVLSFQYQQRSTGTTPSPIRVVDVRLG, from the coding sequence ATGGTGCTCGCCGCCTCCGTGCTCCAGCCCCAACTGCAGCCCCAGCCGACCGTCGCACAGACGGGGCCGAGTGTGACCTTTCTGGCGGATACCGTGCTGGACCAGTCCGCGCTGTACTTCGTGTCGTACGACGGGCTGGTCAACAACAACGCGTTCCAGGACGCGCTGGTCACCTACAACGGGTACCAGTACGCGGCCTGGTATACCTCCAGCCGCAACGCCGTGATCGCGCGGCGTGCGCTGAGCGGGGGCGGCTGGGAGAAGGCCGTGCTGCCGCACCGGCTGAGCGTCAACGATTCGCACAACGTGATCTCGATCGGCATCTCGCCACAGGACGGCACCCTGCACGTCGCGATGGACACCCACAACACCCGGCTGTACTACACGAAGTCGGTGGCGGGGCTCGCCACCCAGCCCGGCTCACACCAGTGGTCGCCGTCGGTGTTCGGCACGGTGCAGCGGACTCTTGGGGGCGCCGAGCTGGGGAACATGACGTACCCGCAGTTCGTCGTGACGCCCGAGGGCGCGCTGCAGTTCAGCTACCGGACCGGCGGGTCGGGCAACGGCGTGAACGAGCTGGCCGAGTACACGGGCGGCAGCTGGCGGAAGCTGGGCGGGTGGTCGTCCGCGACCGGGAACTACACCGGGCCCAACGGTGTCGTCTCCACGACGCGAAACATGTACCTGCACGGTCTCACCTACGACCGGCGCGGGCGGCTGCACGCGGCGTTCACCTGGCGCGAGGGCAACACCAGGGTGCTGTGCAGCCCCGGCGGTCTGAGCAACCACGACACCGGCTACGTCTACAGCGACGACCGGGGCCGGACCTGGCGCAATGGCTCGGGCACGGTCGTCGGGACCACCGGCGGCACCCGGATCTCGGTCAACTCGCCGGGCCTGATCGCCGAACGCCTGGACCCGAACCACGGCCTGATGAACCAGGAGGGCCAAGGCGCGGACTCCGCCGGCACACCCCACGTCGTGATCAGCTACGTGCCGGGCAGGTTCACCCAGTGCGTCTCGAACTACGCACAGCAGCGCACCCAGTACGGCCGCACCTTCCATGTCGTGCGCAACGCGAACGGCACCTGGACCAAACGCGAGGTCCCGGTCCCACCGGGCAGCACGCAGCGCACAAAACTGGTCTTCGACCGCAACGACAACGCCTACCTGGTGATGCCGCGCGGCCGGATCGTCTCGGCGAGCAAGGCCGAAGGCTGGAAGGACTGGACCCTGGTCTTCGACCGGCCGTCGATGAACGCGTTCGGCGAGGTCAGCGTCGACACGTCCAGAGTGGCGGTGGACGGCGTCCTGTCGTTCCAGTACCAGCAGCGCTCGACCGGCACCACACCGTCGCCGATCCGGGTGGTCGACGTTCGCCTCGGCTGA
- a CDS encoding TetR/AcrR family transcriptional regulator encodes MPVPTRTRILDAAWDLFLREGFAGTTVTQIEASAGLSAGSGSFYRHFRSKGEVLQAVVDREVDRADAERETGPEPEETGGDVRAALALEFERRLGNLRRLHPLTELVARERDHLGASVDHLGELLVARNVSIRSQRLAGWMAAGAIPTRDAEALAAVITFALTGYHLSVRFFGHQPAGVGEEALITTLVDLVAGA; translated from the coding sequence ATGCCAGTGCCTACGCGGACGAGGATCCTTGACGCGGCGTGGGATCTGTTCCTACGGGAGGGATTCGCCGGGACGACGGTGACGCAGATCGAGGCGTCGGCGGGCCTGTCGGCCGGGAGCGGCAGCTTCTATCGGCACTTCCGGTCCAAGGGGGAGGTGCTCCAGGCGGTCGTCGACCGCGAGGTCGACCGCGCCGACGCCGAGCGGGAGACCGGCCCCGAGCCCGAGGAGACCGGAGGCGACGTGCGGGCCGCGCTCGCGCTCGAGTTCGAGCGCCGGCTCGGCAATCTGCGGCGGCTCCACCCGCTCACGGAGCTCGTCGCACGCGAGCGCGACCATCTCGGAGCATCGGTCGACCATCTCGGCGAGCTCTTGGTCGCCCGCAACGTCAGTATCCGTTCGCAGCGTCTGGCCGGCTGGATGGCAGCCGGGGCGATCCCGACGCGCGACGCGGAGGCCCTCGCGGCGGTCATTACCTTCGCGCTCACCGGCTACCACCTGTCGGTCCGATTCTTCGGACACCAGCCCGCCGGGGTCGGCGAGGAAGCCCTGATCACCACGCTGGTCGACCTTGTCGCAGGCGCTTAG
- a CDS encoding glycosyl hydrolase 53 family protein, giving the protein MRHRLPRTTTPSHGQEKYPEWHGTPEALDHNLNTIATTYPDYEVDVAETAYPASGGDGSPVPNSPYPRTIQGQADAIQRVFQAANDMVDNRGSGVLVWEPAGYQPMFRAVPGLANTWEPHASINVFNASRAKHILQDTVYTATVVGAAPRLPSSIRMLTTADDTITGVPVRWKPLPPGATDKPGEVTVTWMTGKGPVTAVVDVVPKAANRS; this is encoded by the coding sequence GTGCGGCACCGCCTGCCTCGGACCACGACACCGTCACATGGTCAGGAGAAGTACCCGGAGTGGCATGGCACGCCCGAGGCGCTGGATCACAACCTCAACACCATCGCCACCACCTACCCCGACTACGAAGTCGACGTCGCCGAAACCGCCTACCCCGCCTCGGGCGGCGACGGCTCGCCGGTGCCCAACTCACCGTACCCGCGCACGATTCAGGGACAGGCAGATGCCATCCAGCGGGTCTTCCAGGCCGCCAACGACATGGTCGACAACCGAGGTTCAGGTGTCCTGGTGTGGGAGCCGGCCGGCTACCAGCCGATGTTCCGGGCCGTGCCCGGACTGGCGAACACGTGGGAGCCGCACGCGTCCATCAACGTCTTCAACGCCAGCCGCGCCAAGCACATCCTCCAGGACACCGTCTACACCGCCACCGTGGTGGGTGCCGCCCCGAGGCTGCCCTCCTCCATCCGCATGCTCACCACCGCCGACGACACGATCACCGGCGTCCCCGTCCGCTGGAAGCCGCTGCCGCCCGGCGCTACCGACAAGCCGGGTGAGGTGACGGTCACCTGGATGACCGGCAAGGGACCGGTCACGGCGGTCGTCGACGTCGTCCCCAAAGCGGCAAACAGGTCTTGA
- a CDS encoding right-handed parallel beta-helix repeat-containing protein: MGTTKFVTRALLVSAVTVGSITVVPSSTSASDAAAGNTYYVAPNGSDGAAGTQAAPWASIARAQAVAKAGDTVYFRGGTYAYARANSACSSQTARVDAITLNKSGSSGNPIRYWAHPGEKPVFDFSRMTDNCRIKGFNVTGSWIHLRGLEVKGVPQNNNRNAESWGIWVSGSSNIFEQIDTHHHMGTGLFVNGGGGNLVLNSDSHDNYDLRSNDGPGENADGFGAHYTPAGRQANVFRGCRAWWNADDGFDLISTYSPVIIENSWAWRNGYVPGTTTPSGNGAGFKSGGYGGDYEANAPKHTVRSSVAFLNKAAGFYANHHPVANDFFNNTGYGNRPNFNMLGVDSRGAAVGRGNLRNNIAYTGTPTSNMTGTNAAYNSFNLGVPLSDSQFRSVSTSGWDAPRQTDGSLPVLPHLRPAANSALIDKGTDVGLPFNGSAPDLGAFENDGR, encoded by the coding sequence GTGGGAACCACGAAGTTCGTCACCCGTGCCCTCCTGGTCTCGGCGGTCACGGTCGGCTCCATCACGGTGGTTCCCAGCTCGACGTCCGCCAGTGATGCGGCGGCAGGGAACACCTACTACGTCGCTCCGAACGGGAGTGACGGCGCAGCGGGTACGCAGGCCGCTCCGTGGGCATCGATCGCCCGAGCGCAGGCCGTCGCCAAGGCGGGTGACACAGTCTATTTCCGCGGCGGCACCTACGCCTACGCCCGGGCGAACAGCGCTTGTTCGAGCCAGACCGCCAGAGTCGACGCGATCACCCTGAACAAGAGCGGCAGTTCGGGCAACCCGATTCGGTACTGGGCGCATCCGGGCGAGAAGCCGGTCTTCGACTTCTCGCGGATGACGGACAACTGCCGTATCAAGGGCTTCAACGTCACCGGCAGCTGGATCCACCTCAGGGGGCTGGAAGTCAAGGGTGTTCCGCAGAACAACAACCGGAACGCCGAGTCCTGGGGGATATGGGTTTCCGGCAGCAGCAACATCTTCGAGCAGATCGACACCCACCATCACATGGGCACCGGCCTGTTCGTCAACGGCGGGGGTGGCAACCTCGTCCTCAACTCGGACTCGCATGACAACTACGACCTGCGCAGCAATGACGGGCCCGGAGAGAACGCCGACGGGTTCGGTGCGCATTACACGCCGGCCGGCCGTCAGGCGAACGTGTTCCGGGGGTGCCGCGCGTGGTGGAACGCCGATGACGGGTTCGACCTCATCTCCACCTACTCGCCTGTGATCATCGAGAACTCGTGGGCGTGGCGCAATGGGTACGTGCCGGGGACGACGACGCCCTCCGGCAACGGAGCCGGCTTCAAGTCGGGTGGTTACGGGGGTGACTACGAAGCCAACGCGCCGAAGCACACCGTCCGCTCCTCGGTGGCGTTCCTCAACAAGGCGGCCGGCTTCTATGCCAACCACCACCCGGTGGCCAACGACTTCTTCAACAACACCGGCTACGGCAACCGCCCCAACTTCAACATGCTGGGAGTCGACTCGCGCGGCGCGGCCGTCGGCCGGGGCAATCTGCGCAACAACATCGCCTACACCGGAACGCCGACGTCGAACATGACCGGCACGAACGCCGCGTACAACTCCTTCAACCTCGGCGTGCCCCTGTCGGACTCCCAGTTCCGGAGTGTGTCGACGTCCGGCTGGGACGCGCCCCGCCAGACCGACGGAAGCCTGCCCGTGCTGCCCCACCTCCGTCCCGCGGCGAACAGTGCCCTGATCGACAAGGGAACCGACGTGGGACTGCCCTTCAACGGAAGTGCGCCGGATCTCGGCGCCTTTGAGAATGATGGAAGGTGA
- a CDS encoding glycoside hydrolase, giving the protein MDIPARINRRTLLTAAGGTLVAGALGTGVARADATVGISPAADQGAWEGWGTSLAWWANVFGDRDDFADLFFSTKTVSYNGASLPGLGMNIVRYNLGACSWNDVGGARMVVSPNIPRFKQIEGFWQDWRNEDPASSAWNWSADATQRAMLVKATQRGAMSELFANSPMWWMCNNHNPSGAADGGNNLQSWNHRQHALHLAATARRARDQWGVNFRTVEPFNEPSSNWWKADGKQEGCHIDATTQRSVIAHLRTELDRLGLDGVAVAASDETSYDLARTTWNSFDSATKGRVRQVNVHGYQGLSGRRDLLGNDVRASGKILWNSEHGDNNGTGMMTARCLLMDFRWLKPTAWCYWQVMDPTAGWGAIRYDGSSGQAGAVETKLYVLAQFTRHIRPGMRIINTGVNYAVAAHDPAAQRLVVVAANNGAAQTLTFNLSAFGTVPNGTATRWSTLTSGSGDRYTRRQDLTVSGKLVRVPFAAGAVQTIQVDGVVR; this is encoded by the coding sequence ATGGACATACCGGCAAGAATCAACCGCCGGACCCTGCTCACCGCCGCCGGCGGAACGCTCGTGGCCGGAGCCCTCGGCACGGGCGTGGCGCGGGCCGACGCTACCGTGGGCATCAGTCCCGCCGCCGACCAGGGCGCCTGGGAAGGCTGGGGCACCTCCCTGGCATGGTGGGCCAATGTGTTCGGCGACCGGGATGACTTCGCCGACCTGTTCTTCTCCACCAAGACGGTGAGCTACAACGGCGCCTCGCTGCCCGGCCTCGGCATGAACATCGTCCGCTACAACCTCGGCGCGTGCAGCTGGAACGACGTCGGCGGCGCGCGCATGGTCGTGTCGCCCAACATCCCGCGGTTCAAGCAGATCGAGGGTTTCTGGCAGGACTGGCGCAACGAGGATCCGGCATCCTCGGCGTGGAACTGGAGCGCCGACGCCACGCAGCGCGCGATGCTGGTCAAGGCGACCCAGCGAGGCGCGATGAGCGAGCTGTTCGCCAACTCGCCGATGTGGTGGATGTGCAACAACCACAACCCGTCCGGCGCGGCCGACGGCGGCAACAACCTCCAGTCGTGGAATCACCGCCAGCACGCACTGCACCTGGCCGCCACCGCCCGCCGCGCCCGTGACCAGTGGGGCGTGAACTTCCGGACGGTGGAGCCGTTCAACGAGCCGTCGTCGAACTGGTGGAAGGCCGACGGCAAGCAGGAGGGCTGCCACATCGACGCGACGACGCAGCGCAGCGTCATCGCCCACCTGCGCACCGAGCTGGACCGGCTGGGCCTGGACGGGGTGGCGGTCGCGGCATCCGACGAGACGAGCTACGACCTCGCCCGCACCACCTGGAACAGCTTCGACTCGGCCACCAAGGGCCGGGTGCGCCAGGTCAACGTGCACGGCTACCAGGGCCTCAGCGGCCGCCGTGACCTGCTGGGCAACGACGTACGCGCGTCGGGCAAAATCCTGTGGAACTCCGAGCACGGTGACAACAACGGCACCGGCATGATGACGGCCCGCTGCCTGCTGATGGACTTCCGCTGGCTGAAGCCGACGGCCTGGTGCTACTGGCAGGTGATGGACCCGACGGCCGGCTGGGGCGCGATCCGCTACGACGGCAGCTCGGGGCAGGCCGGGGCCGTGGAGACGAAGCTGTACGTCCTGGCGCAGTTCACCCGGCACATCCGGCCCGGTATGCGGATCATCAACACGGGCGTGAATTACGCGGTGGCGGCGCACGACCCGGCCGCGCAGCGCCTGGTGGTCGTTGCCGCGAACAACGGTGCCGCGCAGACCCTGACCTTCAATCTCTCGGCGTTCGGTACGGTGCCGAACGGCACGGCCACCCGCTGGTCGACGCTGACCTCGGGATCCGGTGACCGGTACACCCGGCGCCAGGACCTCACGGTGAGCGGCAAGCTCGTACGCGTGCCGTTCGCGGCCGGCGCCGTACAGACGATCCAGGTGGACGGAGTGGTCCGGTGA